A genome region from Nicotiana tabacum cultivar K326 chromosome 13, ASM71507v2, whole genome shotgun sequence includes the following:
- the LOC107771877 gene encoding GCN5-related N-acetyltransferase 4, chloroplastic produces MRTVPLGRTTCIIGTNNSLNLFLNLGAIKIPFHFPASDFKASPKSFSSLPRRSGLCRASQVAELFPTTSPEVFVREARVEDCWEVAETHCSSFFPEYAFPLDFVLRIDRLIAMLFGFSIPNGCKRTCLVAVVGSRDKEACLIGTEELKLGGFDGRLNLNKGYVTGILTVDTVADFLPRKGPLRQRRKGIAYISNVAVRERYRRKGIAKKLVTKAEAQARSWGCRAIALHCDTSNPGAIKLYIGQGFRIIKVPEGANWPQPKTSPNMQFNLLIKLLDI; encoded by the exons ATGCGGACGGTGCCACTTGGAAGGACAACATGTATAATTGGTACTAATAATAGTCTCAATCTGTTCCTAAATCTGGGTGCTATCAAGATCCCTTTTCACTTTCCTGCTTCCGATTTCAAGGCTTCTCCCAAATCTTTCTCTTCTCTCCCCAGAAGATCAG GTCTATGTAGGGCCAGCCAAGTAGCTGAGCTTTTCCCAACGACATCACCTGAGGTTTTTGTAAGGGAAGCCAGGGTAGAGGACTGCTGGGAAGTAGCTGAGACTCACTGTAGCTCCTTCTTCCCTGAATACGCCTTCCCTCTAGATTTTGTGTTGAGAATTGACAGGCTGATTGCTATGCTATTTGGATTCTCCATACCTAATGGATGCAAGAGAACTTGTCTTGTTGCTGTGGTTGGAAGCAGAGATAAAGAGGCTTGCTTAATAGGTACAGAAGAATTGAAACTTGGAGGATTTGACGGTCGATTGAATCTCAATAAGGGCTATGTAACTGGAATATTGACTGTGGATACTGTAGCTGATTTCCTTCCAAGAAAAGGACCCTTGCGGCAGAGAAG GAAAGGAATTGCCTATATATCAAATGTTGCAGTCCGGGAAAGATACCGCCGAAAAGGCATAGCAAAAAAACTTGTAACTAAAGCGGAGGCACAAGCCAGAAGCTGGGGATGCCGTGCAATTGCTTTACATTGTGACACTAGCAACCCTGGAGCCATAAAGTTATATATAGGACAAGGCTTCAGAATCATCAAAGTGCCAGAAGGAGCAAACTGGCCTCAACCAAAGACATCCCCAAATATGCAGTTCAATTTATTGATTAAACTACTGGACATATAA